The nucleotide window ACACGATCAACCGCTACAGCCCATCAATACTCAGGTTTGATCTCCGCCATCAGGTCTTATGGGATGGCTGTGAAATTAGAATTGTAGAGTGATGGCGACAGCCATTGCTTGACTAGAGCTTTGACCCGCTCGACGGCAATCGCTCTCGCGATCACCCTACAAAACATCTGTGCGCCCCAAACTTCTGGTCGCAACCAGCTCACCATCAGTCCACTCGGAGCAGGAATTAAAGTATGCTAGATAGGCCTAAATGTGGAAGAGACTAATCTCGACAAACACCCACATTCGAGTAGAAATACCATGATGATTTCTGTGCGCAAAAGACGACTTCGCGATGACGAGGAACGTTCTGCCTTTTGGAAAGAACGATCTCCCTCGGAGAGGATTTCCGCTCTCGAAACTATCCGGTTATCACACACGCCAAAATATGCTCAACAGGCATTTCCAAGAGTTCTTAACATTACTCGAAGACAAAGAGGTTAAATTTATGGTAATCGGAGGCTATGCAGTCGCAGTGCATGGATTTCCGAGGTATACTGGTGACCTTGACGTTTTTATCGCCATCAGCAGACAAAATGCGAACAACGTCTTAGATGCTTTCAAGGATTTCGGATTTGGTGGACTTGGACTCACTGCTCATGATTTTCTTGAAGAAGAGATGGTTATAGAAATCGGGCGTGAACCGATGAAGATCCAAGTGCTTACTGGCATAGATGGAGTCACATTCAACGAGTGCTATAACAATTCAGTGATATTTGATATCGAGGGACAAAAAGTCCGTTTTATTGGTTTCGAGGAACTGATGAAAAACAAGCAGGCCTCGCCAAGAGCCAAAGATAAAATCGACCTGGAAGAACTCAGGAAAATCAGGCGATGATCACTCAAGTTGTCACAGACTTAACAAGTTATTTTGGGGAGAAATAGACTGCCCAAAATACGATCCGTTACCACCGACTGGCGGAAGATTGATAGTCGAGAAAAGGTTTATGCTTTTATAAGGAATTCGCGAACGAACGGCCCGTATCCCACTGCTACATGAACGCGCAAAGTATCTCATAAAAGCGGTGGTATATCGTAGTCGCCGATACGCCTAATGGAGCTCAGGGCGGAACCGAAAGATGACTATCGCCGCATACAGGGTCACCAGTCCGCTGGCGGTGAGGAGATATTGCATGCCGAACAAAGGCTCCAAAAATCCTAAGAGTGCTGATGCAATAGCGAAAGTCACTGCTGATGCCAACTTGTTGAGCATGAAAGTAGAGGCACTAACTCCCCCGATTTTGGCCAGCCATAATGAGAAAGTCACCGAGGCAACGGCACTCAGTATCGTGGTGATAGCATAGACGCCCACTGCCCAAAAAGGACTATCTGAAATAGCGAAGGTCAGCCGACCCACCGCCGCACACAGCCAGCCGCATGCCGTCGTCCACGCCAGACCCTTCCACTCGACGATCTTTGCAGAAATCATCACAATGAAGATGGAAATACCCGCGATGATCGCACCCACTTTGGACCAATCTGTCACGGTGAGTCCCAACTCTGCTGTAGCGTATAATCCCGCAAAACTGCCGAATGCGCTCGCGCCTACCTGAGCGATCTGGACGATGCATATGTATTTTAGCAATGTGCTGTTGCCGAGGACTTTGCTCATCCTGCTGAGCGTAGAACGCACATCACTTTTTTGCTCTTGGCCCACACCTGGATAAGTAGCTGCGAAGAGGGCAGAGCCTGCAAACAATGCACTGCACCCAATCAATACCCCTGTCCAACTACCTCCTGCAGCAACACTGAAGGCTGCAATGGGAGCACCGATAAAGGTAACCACCGCACCGATGGTTCGATAGACACCATTAGAAAAACTTCGCCGGGTTTCGCTGACCTGCTGCACGAGCGTATCTGTCATCACGAAGCTAGAACTAATCGCCGGCCCGAGTACCATGAAGATGAACGTGGCGGTATTGAAGCTCTCACCTGCCATCCAAAACATGAGCACACTCGAAAGCACTAGGGTAAACAGGATGCTACGCTTAGGCCCAATGGCTTCGCTTAAAAATGCTAAGGGGATCAATAAGATCGCTGTTCCCAGCCAACGGTAGGATAGCAAGATAGGAACAAACTTCTCTTCGAGCCCCAAGCCCTGAGTCACCCAGAAGGGCGTCACAAACATCTGCATCTCACGAGCAAGCGAGAGGCACGCAGCAGAGAGGCCGATGACGAGAAGCCGCCTTCGGGCTGTTGAATCGAGCGCGGCCTTCAAACCGGACGCTCAAAGTCCGCTCGGACTATGCCTTGGCAGTTAAGCTGTTCCACTGCTCCACCAATTCATTGACCACGGACGGATCTGCCAACGTAGTCACGTTTCCAATATCTTCACCCAGAGTGATGTTTCGCAGAATGCGGCGCATGATTTTTCCGGAGCGTGTCTTGGGCAAATCATGGGTAAAGAGAATTTGCTCGGGACGCGCAAACTTGCCGATCCCCTTATCGACCATGCCGACCAGTTCCTTCTTCAATGCGTCGCTGGTTTCAATACCCTGACGGACGGTCACAAATGCGACCAGGCCTTGACCTTTTATCTCGTGCGGCACGCCAATCACCGCGCTCTCAGCCACAGCTTCATGCTCGACAAATACACTCTCCAGCTCCGCCGTACCAATGCGGTGCCCAGATACATTCACGACGTCGTCGATACGACCCAAAATCCAATAGTAGCCGTCTTCGTCTTTCCGCACGCCATCACCTGGCAAATAGTATTTGCCGTCCCACTTACTGAAATACGTATCCTTGAAACGCTGCGGGTCGCCGTATACGCCGCGGAGCATGCCCGGCCAGGGATTTTTAATTGCAAGAATCCCAGCATTGACCTCTTCGCCTTCTTCAGTGAGCACGAGGGGCTCGATCCCAAAGAAGGGCACAGTAGCTGATCCCGGCTTTGTCGCGATAGCGCCCGGAATCGGCGTGAGCATGTGGCCTCCGGTTTCAGTCTGCCACCAGGTGTCGACGATGGGGCACTGGCTAGCTCCGATCTTTTCGTGATACCACATCCATGCCTCAGGGTTGATCGCTTCGCCCACTGTGCCGAGTAAGCGCAGAGAGGACAGGTCATACTTTTCGACCCAATGGTCTCCCCATTTCATAAAGGCGCGGATGGCAGTCGGCGCCGTGTAGAAGGTCGTCACCGCATATTTTTCGATAATGTTCCAGAAGCGGCCTTCATCTGGCCAATTCGGTGCCCCCTCATACATCACTTGAGTGATGGCATTTTGCATGGGGCCATAGACAATATAGCTGTGCCCGGTGATCCAGCCGACGTCGGCGGTGCACCAGTAGACATCTTCGGGCCTCATATCAAAGACGTATTTGGAGGTCAGGTAGCTATAGACCATATACCCAGCAGTCGTGTGGATGATACCCTTGGGCTTGCCTGTGGTGCCACTGGTGTAGAGAAGAAAGAGCATATCCTCAGCATCCATCTGCTCGGGCTCACAGTGGATGGCTGTGTGGCGAACGATGTCGTGGTACCAAACATCGCGGCCTTCGACCATGGGACAGGCGATTTCTACTCCATCCCGCTTGACGACGATGACCTGCTGCACGCAATCGAGGCCTTCGACGGCTTCGTCTACGATGGTCTTGAGACCTAGAGGTTTACCACGGCGGTAAGAGGCATCGCCGGTGATGACGGTGCGCGCCTCGCAGCCTTCGACACGGTCCTTAATACTCTCAGCGGAAAATCCAGCAAAGATGACCGTGTGGACAGCGCCAATACGCGCGCAGGCTAGACATGCGATCGCGAGCTCGGGCACCATACCGAGGTAGATCGCAACTCGATCCCCTTTCTTTACTCCTTGCTCGCTCAACGCATTGGCGAATTTATTTACCTCACGGTAGAGATCGAAATAGGTAAGAACGCGACTGTCGCCCGGCTCGCCTTCCCATATAATCGCCGCCTTGTTTTTATTGGGCCCATCAAGGTGCCGATCCACGCAGTTCACGGAGAGATTCGTCTTCGCCCCAGAAAACCATTTGAAAAAGGGTGCCTCTGAACGGTCGAGCACCGTATCCCATTTCCTATACCAGAAAAAGTCTTCGGCCACCTCGGCCCAGAAGGCTTCTGGATCTGCGATACTCTTTTCATAGAGTGCATCATAGGCTGCACGCCCGGAAATCTGGGCGTCCTTCACAAAGGTAGAAACGGGGTCGAATTTACGCTGCTCCGTAGAAACAGTCGTCATAGGGGAGGATTCTTCAGGCATGGCTAGTGTAGATAGGGTAAACAATCAAACGAGGTCGTCCAGATGTAGCAGGCGGCTAAGCTGGTCAAACCAGAAAGCCTTGAAACCGTCATCAAGCAGGCATCGCAGTAACTTTCCAGAACTCTAACGGCTACTGTGAGATGTATTTGAGGAAAATGTCTGGACACTGGCACGTAACAAAACCCTATTCCGTGAAGCATGCATAAGCACCCAAAAGAGCGCACTATCCCACCCTACTTTCAACTGACCTATGCGAAAGAGGACATCGCCTATCGGACTTACCAGCTAGGCACAGATATTTCCACTTGGGCGGAGGAATCTTACAAGGAAACCGGCGAGCAAATTCTGGGAGTCTGCATTCTCCGAGGAGGTGTGTTCTTTTTCAGCGACCTACTCAAGCAGATTGCCTATACTGTCGAGCCCTCTTATTGCCGCTGCCAGAGTTATTCATCCGAGGACAACACCCAGGGCGACACATTCAATATCACAGTGAAGCCTGAAGGTATTGAAGGGCGGCATGTTTTACTGGTGGATGACATTTGCGACAGTGGAAAAACACTGTCCAAAATGGTCGAATACTGCCAGGAAAACGGAGCCAAAGAAGTGCGCACCGCAGTTCTGATTCACCGCATCCACGAGGAATCTGTATATACCCCAGACTATACCGGATTTCGCTATGAGGGGAATGAGTGGTTTGCCGGATATGGGATGGAGGATAAAAACCACCGAGCTAATTATCCCGAGGTCTACATCATCAAGGGCAATTCGGTCGACTGAGCCAAGGCCCCACCCGCTCCAGCAGCCCGTCAATGAGCTTTGAGTTTTCCGCCACGAGCGGAGACATTTTCGGCTGTAACTTGGGATGGCAGGCAACTACCTGGTCCAGAATCTCAGCGACGTCTCCCTCAGGTCCAGCGTGACGGCCTGATAGGAGGAACAGCATCAGCACCGTTACCGGCCCCTTCTTCCAGTCATGCTTATCGAAGACGCGTTCAAGCAAAGGTTCATTGAAGTCATACTCCGCACCGTCGCGTCGTTCCATGGATGCTGCGACCACGGGCCCGAGCCAACGTTCATCGAGTAGTGCCGCTAAACGATTGCGCACGCGATTCACCTCGATCGCGGGTGTTCCATGATCGACGAGTATTATCGGCTCATCCGGGCTCGCAGCCGTGGCTTCGGCATGATCCAAGAGCAGCGAGAGCAACCATTCCGGTGATGGGTCCGAGTCGGGGACAAGCACATCGCCCACCTGAACACGGATATCCGGCATTGCCTGAGACAATATCTCCATCCGAGCTGGCAAATACTCGCTTATCGCACGTGTAGGCCCAAAGAATAGAGGCTGAATAAAGACACTCCTAATCCCCTCACGATACACTTGTTTGAGCGAGCGCTCGAAAGTTTGAGCGGGTCGGTCATCAATTTTTGCCGGATCAATCTTACTCGAATGCAGGAGACTTACGGGCACAACTAGGCGGCCGAGACGCTCACTCAACGCAGCTGCAACGCGTCTCAAGCCCAAAGTTGCTTCGGGCCGTAATGACCCATTATCCATCAGCCAAATCTGCTCGTAGTCCATGATTTAAGATCCATCGATCTCTACGCGGTGCAAGGTTTCGCACCCATTCTCCACGACTACGATTTCATCATTTTTTTGATGCATGGCTAATACCGTGTCCTGAGGTAATTTACCCAGCACTCCACGGAGTGCCCATCATTTCGTGAGCCACGATTACGAAGACCGCATGGTTTCCGATGCTCTCCTTCACCCATGATTGCGCGCGTTCCGACAGATCACCATAAGACTCACCTCCCTCAGGAATCCGAAAATTCCACTTATTTAAAGAACGAGCTCGAAAATCACCCGGATACAGCCCCTCGATTTCATCGTGCCGATACCCCTGCCAACGCCCTAGATTACATTCCTGCAAACGTGGGTCAGATACAAACTCAGGGAGCTGAATGCGGCAAGTCTCACGCAAGAACTCTGCGGTTTGGATGGCACGCCCTAGCGGACTGCAATAACAGCCGATTTCCGTCTCACCGTCGATGAGTTCAGTGACCTTGTGCCCGACAGCCTGAGCTTGGATTTGCCCCAGGTCTGTGAGCGGTGTGTTCAGCCGACCTTGGTAGCGCTGCTCACGATTCCAGACAGTCTGCCCGTGACGTATCAAAATGTATTTTTCCGCATTCATTCCCAACAAAAGGGATCAAATCTAATGCGCCAAACCATACAAGAAATTGCATAAAAATATCAGCGAAGGTTCAGGGAACAGATTTGAGCGCAACTATTCGGGCAATTATTCATTCTACCCAGCCAATTGCTACCGATTTCCACTCCAAAGAGAT belongs to Opitutales bacterium and includes:
- a CDS encoding nucleotidyltransferase, translated to MLNRHFQEFLTLLEDKEVKFMVIGGYAVAVHGFPRYTGDLDVFIAISRQNANNVLDAFKDFGFGGLGLTAHDFLEEEMVIEIGREPMKIQVLTGIDGVTFNECYNNSVIFDIEGQKVRFIGFEELMKNKQASPRAKDKIDLEELRKIRR
- a CDS encoding MFS transporter yields the protein MKAALDSTARRRLLVIGLSAACLSLAREMQMFVTPFWVTQGLGLEEKFVPILLSYRWLGTAILLIPLAFLSEAIGPKRSILFTLVLSSVLMFWMAGESFNTATFIFMVLGPAISSSFVMTDTLVQQVSETRRSFSNGVYRTIGAVVTFIGAPIAAFSVAAGGSWTGVLIGCSALFAGSALFAATYPGVGQEQKSDVRSTLSRMSKVLGNSTLLKYICIVQIAQVGASAFGSFAGLYATAELGLTVTDWSKVGAIIAGISIFIVMISAKIVEWKGLAWTTACGWLCAAVGRLTFAISDSPFWAVGVYAITTILSAVASVTFSLWLAKIGGVSASTFMLNKLASAVTFAIASALLGFLEPLFGMQYLLTASGLVTLYAAIVIFRFRPELH
- the acs gene encoding acetate--CoA ligase codes for the protein MTTVSTEQRKFDPVSTFVKDAQISGRAAYDALYEKSIADPEAFWAEVAEDFFWYRKWDTVLDRSEAPFFKWFSGAKTNLSVNCVDRHLDGPNKNKAAIIWEGEPGDSRVLTYFDLYREVNKFANALSEQGVKKGDRVAIYLGMVPELAIACLACARIGAVHTVIFAGFSAESIKDRVEGCEARTVITGDASYRRGKPLGLKTIVDEAVEGLDCVQQVIVVKRDGVEIACPMVEGRDVWYHDIVRHTAIHCEPEQMDAEDMLFLLYTSGTTGKPKGIIHTTAGYMVYSYLTSKYVFDMRPEDVYWCTADVGWITGHSYIVYGPMQNAITQVMYEGAPNWPDEGRFWNIIEKYAVTTFYTAPTAIRAFMKWGDHWVEKYDLSSLRLLGTVGEAINPEAWMWYHEKIGASQCPIVDTWWQTETGGHMLTPIPGAIATKPGSATVPFFGIEPLVLTEEGEEVNAGILAIKNPWPGMLRGVYGDPQRFKDTYFSKWDGKYYLPGDGVRKDEDGYYWILGRIDDVVNVSGHRIGTAELESVFVEHEAVAESAVIGVPHEIKGQGLVAFVTVRQGIETSDALKKELVGMVDKGIGKFARPEQILFTHDLPKTRSGKIMRRILRNITLGEDIGNVTTLADPSVVNELVEQWNSLTAKA
- a CDS encoding phosphoribosyltransferase, whose amino-acid sequence is MHKHPKERTIPPYFQLTYAKEDIAYRTYQLGTDISTWAEESYKETGEQILGVCILRGGVFFFSDLLKQIAYTVEPSYCRCQSYSSEDNTQGDTFNITVKPEGIEGRHVLLVDDICDSGKTLSKMVEYCQENGAKEVRTAVLIHRIHEESVYTPDYTGFRYEGNEWFAGYGMEDKNHRANYPEVYIIKGNSVD
- a CDS encoding cobalamin biosynthesis protein CbiX: MDYEQIWLMDNGSLRPEATLGLRRVAAALSERLGRLVVPVSLLHSSKIDPAKIDDRPAQTFERSLKQVYREGIRSVFIQPLFFGPTRAISEYLPARMEILSQAMPDIRVQVGDVLVPDSDPSPEWLLSLLLDHAEATAASPDEPIILVDHGTPAIEVNRVRNRLAALLDERWLGPVVAASMERRDGAEYDFNEPLLERVFDKHDWKKGPVTVLMLFLLSGRHAGPEGDVAEILDQVVACHPKLQPKMSPLVAENSKLIDGLLERVGPWLSRPNCP
- a CDS encoding histidine phosphatase family protein, with product MNAEKYILIRHGQTVWNREQRYQGRLNTPLTDLGQIQAQAVGHKVTELIDGETEIGCYCSPLGRAIQTAEFLRETCRIQLPEFVSDPRLQECNLGRWQGYRHDEIEGLYPGDFRARSLNKWNFRIPEGGESYGDLSERAQSWVKESIGNHAVFVIVAHEMMGTPWSAG